Proteins from one Romboutsia sp. CE17 genomic window:
- a CDS encoding SpoIVB peptidase S55 domain-containing protein: protein MKTSFRVSLKIFLIILLVVLFPTCIHSMQKNEKIPSEVILGGELLQVNMNTNKVMYYNVEENSEQLQNYDLLCKVDGKTIKNRDDIFKYVSKSKKSESIEVLVLRNNEYETLYLNKKDISPSHFTEYIPFCATLTYINPKDNTFGAVAHNIKVPNLDNVLSKKGEIYLCNMLEIKRSTKSELGSIHGKMKDNPQGKITRVNEFGAKGNINISGFKDKQIYEVSRAKDVKIGNASLVISNTGEDGKHFYDINITKVNKQYEASTQGFEFEITDKEFLKQYGGILQGMSGSPIIQNGKIIGALSHVISTNSSNGIGLYIEWMMEK from the coding sequence ATGAAAACATCATTTAGAGTAAGCTTAAAAATATTCTTAATTATTTTATTAGTAGTATTATTTCCAACTTGTATTCATTCAATGCAAAAAAATGAAAAAATTCCTTCTGAAGTTATTTTAGGAGGAGAACTTCTACAAGTAAATATGAATACAAATAAAGTAATGTATTATAATGTAGAAGAAAATAGTGAACAATTACAAAATTATGATTTACTTTGCAAAGTAGACGGAAAAACTATAAAAAATAGAGACGATATTTTTAAATATGTATCAAAAAGTAAAAAATCAGAATCAATAGAAGTTTTAGTTTTAAGAAATAATGAATATGAAACATTATATTTAAATAAAAAAGATATAAGTCCATCACATTTTACAGAGTATATACCATTTTGTGCTACTTTAACTTATATAAATCCAAAAGACAACACATTTGGAGCAGTTGCACATAATATTAAAGTACCTAATTTAGATAATGTACTATCAAAAAAAGGTGAAATTTATTTATGTAATATGCTTGAAATTAAAAGATCTACAAAATCAGAATTAGGAAGTATTCATGGTAAAATGAAAGATAACCCTCAAGGTAAGATTACTAGAGTAAATGAATTTGGTGCAAAAGGAAATATAAATATAAGTGGATTTAAAGATAAACAAATTTATGAGGTATCTAGAGCTAAAGATGTAAAAATAGGAAACGCAAGTTTAGTTATAAGTAATACTGGTGAAGATGGCAAACATTTTTATGATATAAACATTACAAAAGTAAATAAACAATATGAAGCAAGTACTCAAGGATTTGAATTCGAAATAACAGATAAAGAATTTTTAAAACAATACGGAGGTATACTACAAGGTATGAGTGGGTCTCCAATAATACAAAATGGGAAAATAATAGGAGCATTATCCCATGTAATATCAACAAACTCTAGTAATGGTATTGGACTATATATAGAATGGATGATGGAAAAATAA
- a CDS encoding MerR family transcriptional regulator, whose product MKDYYKIGEISKIYGIGRDSLMYYEEIGILNPFRDSNGYRLYNISDIWKLNLIKELRILNFPMKTIKEYLENRNIKSTNEMLEKEIKLIDEKIEELISHKENIKKRLNAINETVKNTAFDVIEVKYMKKRKALKLNANIKRDEDVDFLIQKLQKEYENRFNILGNNNIGAIFSLESINNNIYNEFNSVFCFLDENEDVYNITFDENYYITMSYGGSYSKNKEYIKNMLEFCEEENYEVIGNPIEIYKIDIHETGKVEEFITEIQIPIKKRL is encoded by the coding sequence ATGAAAGATTATTATAAAATAGGAGAAATATCAAAAATATATGGTATAGGAAGAGATTCTTTAATGTACTATGAAGAAATAGGAATATTAAATCCTTTTAGAGATTCTAATGGATATAGACTATATAATATTTCTGATATATGGAAATTAAACTTAATAAAAGAGCTAAGAATTTTAAACTTTCCAATGAAAACAATAAAAGAATACTTAGAAAATAGAAATATAAAATCTACCAATGAAATGTTAGAAAAAGAAATAAAATTAATAGATGAAAAAATAGAAGAATTAATATCTCATAAAGAAAATATAAAAAAGAGGTTAAATGCTATTAATGAAACTGTTAAAAATACAGCATTTGATGTTATAGAAGTGAAGTATATGAAAAAAAGAAAGGCTTTAAAATTAAATGCTAACATTAAAAGGGATGAAGATGTTGATTTTTTAATACAAAAGCTTCAAAAAGAATATGAAAATAGATTTAATATTTTAGGAAATAATAATATAGGAGCTATTTTTTCCTTAGAATCTATAAACAATAATATTTATAATGAATTTAACTCTGTATTTTGTTTTTTAGATGAGAATGAAGATGTGTATAATATTACATTTGATGAAAATTATTATATTACAATGAGTTATGGAGGAAGTTACAGTAAGAATAAAGAATATATAAAGAATATGTTAGAGTTTTGTGAGGAAGAAAACTACGAAGTAATAGGGAATCCTATTGAAATTTATAAAATAGATATTCATGAAACTGGAAAGGTAGAGGAGTTTATTACAGAAATACAAATACCTATAAAAAAAAGGTTATAA
- a CDS encoding GNAT family N-acetyltransferase → MITKVNESLEKAFWEYVSHEERINLFIIGYVENYGLDTEFQEVWFQIQNEKIVSIMLRYYKSLIIYSYENDFDVDEMISYINTLDINEISGKKSVIDRLLTKYKDYTSYNETYFCSLKSLNEIDTLNMKDYKINKVEINDLNQLNEFLNSINMNTEDCIESQTKLIKDKNTRIYFIKENSKIISTISTGVETSFLAMICGVGTGLNYRNRGLATYMAYTLSKELVNEGKVPCLFYSNEHIGRIYKKIGYEIDDKWSILQK, encoded by the coding sequence TTGATTACAAAAGTAAATGAGAGTTTAGAGAAGGCATTTTGGGAGTATGTATCTCATGAAGAGCGTATTAACTTATTTATAATAGGTTATGTTGAGAATTATGGACTGGATACTGAGTTTCAAGAGGTATGGTTTCAAATTCAAAATGAAAAAATTGTCTCGATAATGTTAAGATATTATAAGTCTTTAATTATTTATAGTTACGAAAATGATTTTGATGTAGACGAAATGATAAGCTATATAAATACCTTAGATATAAATGAAATTAGCGGAAAAAAATCTGTTATAGACAGGCTTCTTACTAAGTATAAAGATTATACATCATATAATGAAACTTATTTTTGTAGTCTAAAAAGCTTAAATGAAATAGATACTCTTAACATGAAAGATTATAAAATCAACAAAGTTGAAATAAATGATCTAAACCAATTAAATGAATTCTTAAATAGTATTAATATGAATACTGAAGACTGTATAGAATCTCAAACTAAATTAATAAAAGATAAAAATACAAGGATATACTTTATAAAAGAGAATAGCAAAATAATAAGTACAATATCAACTGGAGTAGAAACTAGCTTTTTAGCAATGATATGTGGAGTAGGAACAGGTTTAAATTATAGAAACCGTGGTCTTGCAACATATATGGCATATACATTGTCAAAAGAATTAGTAAACGAAGGCAAGGTTCCGTGCTTGTTTTATAGTAATGAACATATAGGAAGAATATATAAAAAAATTGGATATGAAATAGACGATAAATGGAGTATTTTACAAAAGTAG